The window CTTCAAATTGATTGTTCAGCACAAGGCATTTGGTTTGAGGAGGCTTCTGCTGATTGTACTCTTTATGATGTCAACTACTTGGATGAAGCTGCAGCTTTGGAAGATAGTACCTTTGATAAACTTCTACCTCAGCTTCATTCTTCTTCTCCTCATCCTATTGGTCATGATACTTTCATGGACCCATTGGTGCTTGTGCAGGTAAACTACTACCTATATATTTAGTCTCATATATATATCTCAAATTGTTGTTGTTTAATTTTATCTATTGTACCTTGTTTTATTTGTAAGATGACAATTCTCACATTTTAAAAAAGTTTACCTATAGACATCCTTTGAGTGATCTGATCGTATAAAATATTAAGTATTATGTAACTAAACAATAAGTATTCGGTGTAGTAAAAGGAGGTATACCTAAACTTATCCCAAAGAGTATATATCCAAAAGCAGGTTATGAAAATCATTTATTAGGTTTAGGTATACCTCCTCTCCATTTTTTTAGTCCCCAAAAATGTATATCCAAAAGCAGGGAAAAGTCAAATATATACAAGTTTAGGTAATATATACCCTGAACTAATCCAATCCAATTAGTTATTTATGTTTCATTAGGGGACACTCCTTAGAAAACATAGGTGTGGTGGATTCACTATGGAACTAATTACTTTCTTAGGGAAATTAAACAGAGGAATTAGTAGTAATAAAGAACtagctaacaacaacaacaacaaacctcgTATAATTCTACAAGTGGGGTTCTGGGGAGGGtatgtgtacgtagaccttacccctatcttgaaGGTAGAaaagttgtttccgatagaccccggctcaaggaaagatgaaaagatgaaaagaaagcAGTAGTAACAAGGAGTAACTCCTCGAGAAATCTTCAACTTCAATATATATTCAAAAACTAGCTAGATAACGATATTGCAATTATCATCACATGCAGGTAACCGAATTTAAGTGTGGTGGATTCGTTATGGGACTAACTTTCTGCCACATTATATGTGATGGATTGGGAGCTGCACAATTTCTAAAAGCAGTAGGGGAATTCGCTAGGGGTGTCGAGAAACTGAGCGCTACACCAGTGTGGTGCAGGGAATATCTTCTCCCAACTCCATCAGCTCAAAAAGGATTAATTGCATCAGATCATGAGACCAAAGACAACTCTTCAATGTCGCCACCCTTCATTATTCCTGTTCCAGATCAAAGGCTGGAGCATGCCAGTTTCGATATTCCAATAGATGAGATCAATCAGCTCAAACACAAAGTAATGCAAGATCAATTAATGGACCGTCAAAATGCATTTTGTTCCTCTTTTGAAATTATAGCTGCTACTCTGTGGAAACAGCGAACCCGAGCAATTTTAGATCTAACAAACGACGAGAAGAATTCCTCCTCCTCGTCGAATTCAAGCTTTATTACTACAGATAATGCAGGTCAGGGGTGGAGCTATGGTCGGCTGTTTATATAGATCAAATATTACTTTATACATGCTCTTTCATCACAATTTATATGATATAGAGTCAAACTTTGGACATAAaatcattattttttttgaaataaaatttacatatttgaaTTAAGATTCAAAATGTTTAAAAGgcatatgaaaaaattaaaaactctCGAAATCCGAATTGCATGAGACAAAGGAATATATAggtcaaatattactttttattCATATACAATATTAAATCCTGAATACTCTTAGCAAAATTACTGGAGTCGCCACTAATGATGCAGGTGATGACGAAGTGAAGCTGGTGTTTTTCGCTAATTGTCGGCAACTGGTGCCGCTACCGGATGGATTCTACGGGAACTGTTTCTTCCCAGTGACAGTAAAGGCATCGAACAAAATTGTGGCACAAGCATCTCTTGCTGAGGTGGTGAAGCTGATCAAAGATGCCAAGGCTAAACTACCAGCAGAATTCTCACAATGGCTTAATAACAAGACCTACAAATCTGTGAATGAGGATCAAAATGATCCATTTGCCCCGGGCCCTGGAGTAGGTTACGACACACTGTTTATTTCAGAATGGGGAAGACTGGGATTTAACGAGGTTGACTATGGATGGGGAAAACCTGTACATGTGATACCAGTACAAGGATCTGCTGTTATACCTGTGGGAATTGTTAGCAAACAACCTCTGCCCCAAAATGGCATTCGGCTTATGACCTGGTGCGTCCACGCCCAACATCTCCCTTCCTTTCTTAACATGATGAACAAAGGAAATTGATGATCCTCTAATTAATTTATGTCTCCTGCTATCAAAAGCGTATTAATTAAT is drawn from Nicotiana tabacum cultivar K326 chromosome 22, ASM71507v2, whole genome shotgun sequence and contains these coding sequences:
- the LOC107815242 gene encoding acyl transferase 4-like, whose translation is MIMGFLVTRRGGGGNLVTPSGQTPNDVLDLSVIDSLAVLRCNARTLHVFKGGDATLIRDAFSKALVPYYPLAGRLKMSPHSNNQLLQIDCSAQGIWFEEASADCTLYDVNYLDEAAALEDSTFDKLLPQLHSSSPHPIGHDTFMDPLVLVQVTEFKCGGFVMGLTFCHIICDGLGAAQFLKAVGEFARGVEKLSATPVWCREYLLPTPSAQKGLIASDHETKDNSSMSPPFIIPVPDQRLEHASFDIPIDEINQLKHKVMQDQLMDRQNAFCSSFEIIAATLWKQRTRAILDLTNDEKNSSSSSNSSFITTDNAGDDEVKLVFFANCRQLVPLPDGFYGNCFFPVTVKASNKIVAQASLAEVVKLIKDAKAKLPAEFSQWLNNKTYKSVNEDQNDPFAPGPGVGYDTLFISEWGRLGFNEVDYGWGKPVHVIPVQGSAVIPVGIVSKQPLPQNGIRLMTWCVHAQHLPSFLNMMNKGN